In Pseudomonas fluorescens, the following are encoded in one genomic region:
- a CDS encoding S1-like domain-containing RNA-binding protein, translated as MALVGRYNSLQVVKHTNFGLYLDGGADGEILLPNRYIPKDIPTEDEDWLNVFIYLDSDDKLIATTEKPKVQVGEFASLKVVEVNSIGVFLDWGLPKDLLLPFSEEKRQMTAGEYVVVHVYLDKHTRRITATARLDRYLDKTPANYTAGQEVDLLVAEATDMGFKAIINNKHWGLIHKNEIFKFMRAGKEEKGFIKEVRADGKISLSLQPVGQEAATSLNSKILAKLRENNGSLAVSDKSDPALISSLFGVSKGNFKKAIGALYKNGQIVIHADRIELS; from the coding sequence ATGGCTTTAGTCGGGCGTTACAACAGTTTGCAAGTGGTTAAACACACTAACTTCGGTTTATATCTGGACGGTGGCGCGGATGGCGAAATCCTTCTGCCTAATCGTTATATTCCAAAAGATATTCCTACCGAAGATGAAGACTGGCTCAACGTTTTTATTTATCTGGACAGCGATGACAAACTCATCGCAACTACTGAAAAACCGAAAGTTCAAGTCGGTGAATTCGCCAGTTTGAAAGTTGTTGAAGTCAACAGCATCGGCGTATTCCTGGACTGGGGGTTGCCGAAAGACCTGTTGCTGCCGTTCTCCGAAGAGAAGCGCCAGATGACGGCGGGCGAGTATGTGGTGGTGCACGTCTACCTGGACAAGCACACCCGTCGCATCACCGCGACCGCGCGCCTGGACCGCTACCTGGACAAGACCCCGGCCAACTACACCGCAGGCCAGGAAGTGGATCTGCTGGTGGCCGAAGCCACGGACATGGGCTTCAAGGCCATCATCAACAACAAGCATTGGGGCCTGATCCACAAGAACGAAATCTTCAAGTTCATGCGCGCCGGTAAAGAAGAAAAGGGCTTTATCAAGGAAGTTCGCGCCGACGGCAAGATCAGCCTGAGCCTGCAACCGGTCGGCCAGGAAGCGGCCACCAGCCTGAACTCGAAGATCCTCGCCAAGTTGCGCGAAAACAACGGCAGCCTGGCGGTGAGCGACAAGAGCGATCCGGCGTTGATCAGCAGCCTGTTCGGTGTCAGCAAGGGCAACTTCAAGAAGGCCATCGGTGCGTTGTACAAGAATGGCCAGATTGTCATTCATGCCGATCGCATCGAACTCAGTTGA
- a CDS encoding DMT family transporter, whose protein sequence is MSATRRSADGFALQVMVGLCLVWGVQQVMIKWAAADIAPVMQAAGRSGMSALLVGLLICWKGGWNQVGATWRGGLLAGALFGLEFFFISEGLQLTTAAHMSVFLYTAPIFTALGVHWLLPSERLRPLQWLGIVLAFIGIAIAFAGGVSWDNLDYRMLMGDALGVLAGAAWGATTVVVRASRLSEAPVTLTLFYQLIVGFFGLLLIALLSGQISHVSLTSVAVASVLFQGVVVSFFSYLIWFWLLRRYLAANLAVFSFMTPLFGVTFGVVLLGEELSLNFVIGAVLVLAGITFVSAEQWLRRRLRKALGQH, encoded by the coding sequence GTGAGCGCCACCCGGCGCAGCGCCGACGGGTTTGCCCTGCAAGTGATGGTCGGGTTGTGCCTGGTCTGGGGCGTGCAGCAGGTGATGATCAAGTGGGCGGCGGCCGATATTGCGCCGGTGATGCAGGCGGCCGGACGTTCCGGTATGTCGGCGTTGCTGGTCGGGCTGCTGATCTGCTGGAAGGGCGGCTGGAACCAGGTGGGTGCGACCTGGCGCGGCGGTCTGCTGGCCGGTGCCCTGTTCGGCCTGGAATTCTTCTTCATTTCCGAAGGCCTGCAACTGACCACGGCGGCGCACATGTCGGTGTTCCTCTATACGGCGCCGATCTTCACCGCATTGGGGGTGCACTGGTTGCTGCCCAGTGAGCGATTGCGGCCGTTGCAATGGCTGGGGATTGTCCTGGCCTTTATCGGGATTGCCATTGCATTTGCCGGCGGGGTGTCCTGGGACAACCTTGATTACCGCATGTTGATGGGCGATGCCCTGGGTGTGCTGGCGGGTGCCGCTTGGGGCGCGACCACGGTGGTGGTGCGCGCCTCGCGCCTGTCGGAAGCGCCGGTGACCCTGACGCTGTTCTATCAGTTGATTGTCGGCTTCTTCGGCCTGTTGTTGATTGCGCTGCTCAGCGGCCAGATCAGCCATGTCAGCCTGACCAGCGTGGCGGTGGCCAGTGTGCTGTTTCAGGGCGTGGTCGTGTCGTTCTTCAGTTACCTGATCTGGTTCTGGCTGCTGCGCCGTTACCTGGCGGCCAACCTCGCGGTGTTTTCGTTCATGACGCCATTGTTTGGCGTCACCTTCGGTGTGGTGCTGCTCGGCGAGGAACTGAGCCTGAACTTCGTCATCGGTGCCGTGCTGGTATTGGCGGGCATCACCTTTGTCAGCGCCGAGCAGTGGTTGCGCCGTCGTTTGCGCAAAGCCCTCGGGCAGCACTGA